DNA sequence from the Streptomyces sp. NBC_01264 genome:
GTACTGCCGCCCCGTGTGGTGCGTCCGGGTGCCGATTCAGGAAGTTCAGAAGTGTGTCGAAAGTGCTGACGGGTGTCGCGCCGCCCCGGGGCCACTGCGGAGCCCCGGGACGCGCGTGCCACATCAGAGGTTGGTCATGTCCACGGGGATACGGGCGTCTACGCCGTCGCGGAGGACCGTCGCCTCGATCAGACCGTACGGACGGTCCGCGGCGAAGTAGACCTCGTTGTCGTTCTTGAGACCGAAGGGCTCGAGGTCGACGAGGAAGTGGTGCTTGTTCGGGAGCGAGAAGCGAACCTCGTCGATCTCCGAACGGTGGTTGATGATGCGCGAACCCATCTGGTACAGGGTCTGCTGCAGCGACAGGGAGTAGGTCTCCGCGAAGGCCTGGAGCATGTGCTTCCGGGTCTCGGCGTAGGACTTCTCCCAGTTGGGCATCCGCTGCTCGTCGTCCGACCAGTTGAAGCGCCAGCGAGCCGAAACCTGGGTCGCCAGGATGCGGTCGTAGGCCTCCTTCAGGGTCGTGTACTTGTCCTTCACGTAACCCCAGAACTCGGAGTTCGTGGAGTTCATGACGACGAGGTCCTTGAGGCCGGAGATGACCTCCCAGTTCTTGCCGTCGTACGTGATCTGGGTGACCCGGGTCTCCATGCCCTCGCGGACGAAGGAGTGGTTCACCTCGTCGGAGCCGATGAACTTGGAGTTCGCGTCCGAGGTCGCGATCCGGGACCAGGAGTACTCCTCGATCCGGATGCGGGCCTTCTGGATCGGCTCCTGGCTGTTGACGAACCAACGCGCCAGGTGGATGCCGAACTGCTCGGCGGACTCGATGCCGTACTCCTTGGCGAACGCGTACACCGTGTTCTTGGTGGTGTCCGTCGGCAGGACGTTGGCGTTCGAGCCGGAGTAGTGGACGTCGTCCATGTCACCCGAGAGGGCGACCGAGACGTTCAGGTCCTTGATGTGGTGGGTGTCGCCGTCCC
Encoded proteins:
- the pucL gene encoding factor-independent urate hydroxylase translates to MATILGQNQYGKAENRVVKITRDGDTHHIKDLNVSVALSGDMDDVHYSGSNANVLPTDTTKNTVYAFAKEYGIESAEQFGIHLARWFVNSQEPIQKARIRIEEYSWSRIATSDANSKFIGSDEVNHSFVREGMETRVTQITYDGKNWEVISGLKDLVVMNSTNSEFWGYVKDKYTTLKEAYDRILATQVSARWRFNWSDDEQRMPNWEKSYAETRKHMLQAFAETYSLSLQQTLYQMGSRIINHRSEIDEVRFSLPNKHHFLVDLEPFGLKNDNEVYFAADRPYGLIEATVLRDGVDARIPVDMTNL